The genomic DNA GGGGCATGTGTGGCATGTATCAGTTGTAACCCGACAAGCCCAATGACAGAACTTGCGCAGATTGCTATCACACCTGTTGTCGGAGCTGAAGTTGTCACTGGCTCTTCTCGTATGAAAGCAGGCACGGCTCAAAAACTGATTTTAAACATGATCACCACGGGCGCAATGATTAAAACTGGTAAAGTGTTTGGTAATTTAATGGTTGATGTTGAAGCAACAAACGCTAAACTTTTACAGCGACAAAAGAACATCGTGGTCGAAGCAACGCAATGCTCACTAGAGACCGCCGAGCAAGCATTATCTGCCTGTGATAACCACTGTAAAACAGCTATTTTAATGGTGTTGCTGAATATCGATGCGCCAGATGCACAGCAAAAACTTCAGCAAAAAGGTGGTTTTATTCGGGCTGCATTAACCGACTAACAAAGAGAAATTATGCCAACGTTATTGAATAAAATTTTCATTTTTGCACGTGGAGCCTTCATCATTCTTTTGTTTCTTGCTATCGGTAAAGTACTGAGTGCACAACTTCCCATCGTTTTTCCGAGTAGTATTATCGCTTTAATTTTGTTGTTTCTCAGCTTAACAACAGGGCTGATAAAAATAGAGTGGGTATTAGTCACGGCTAATTTTATTCTTAAATATATGGTGATCCTTTTTATTCCGTTAGCAGTGGGGCTGATTAATTATTTTGAACTACTGGCGGATAATTGGATGGTGATTTTATTTTCAATTTTCTTTACTTCTTTTCTTATTATGCTGAGCGTTGGGCACTTATTCCAAACGTTGAATAAAAAGAGTAGGCCCTGATATGTTTGTTTATTTAGCTTTACCATTAACCTTGGCGGTATTTTTCTTAAGTAAATACCTTTATTCGCGTAAACCTTGGCCCATTTTGCATCCATTTTTAGTCTCAATGGTTGTGTTAATCGCTTTGCACCTTATTTTTAACTTGGATTATAGCGACTATGAATCAGGTACCTTTTTATTAAATGCGATGTTAGAGCCGGCAGTTGTTGCACTTGCTATTCCGCTGTATCAGCAAGTGCACTTAATTAAACAAAAACTCACTATTATTTTAATCAGTTGTTTACTCTCTGTGTTTATTGCTTTTACTGTAGCTTTTTATCTGCTACCAATATTAGGTGCTGATTTGGTTACCTCTGCATCAGTGGCTGGGCAGTCCATCACCACTGCTATAGCTGTTGAAGTGAGCCGTAGTTTAGGTGGCATATTATCTCTTACTGCAGCGATGGTCGTTTTTGCTGGTTTGTTAGGTGCAACTGTTGGGCGATCATTCTTACATTTCGTAGGTGTTAAGGATAAACAAGCGGTTGGCATTGCGGTAGGTTGTGCATCACATGCGCTAGGGACCGCAAAGTTATTAGAGGAATGCCAAGAAGAGGGCGCGTTTTCATCACTTGCTTTGATTGTCTGTGCCATTTTTTCAGCACTATTAATGCCACTGTTTTATACCTTGTTGTTTTAGACTTTATTATGGTTTAAAGCAGATATCTCTGCGGGTTGGTATTAATTGGCATGAGATACAAAAAAACCGACTATTGTCGGTTTTTTAATAATATCAATCGATTAAAGCGTGGGCTCTACACTTTCTCAGAAAAGCAAAGCCACTATTTATTTCGTTTGTTATCAGCACTTATCAGGATTGATTAATCGGCCGCGTAACCGTTTTCAGGTAACACACTACCATCAAGTATCGCTTCACTTCCGTGCATCGTTAAACGACCAGCTAGAAACCACTGCGCGACTAATGGATAGATCTGATGCTCCTGTGTTAACACACGCTCACGAAGATCTTCTGCGCTATCATCACTGAAAACAGGTACCTTCGCTTGTAATACCGTCGGGCCACTGTCTAGCTCTGGTGTTACGAAATGTACTGTTGCTCCATGAACTTCATCACCAGCATCAATCGCACGTTGATGTGTATTAATACCAGGATACTTAGGCAATAAAGATGGGTGAATATTAATCATCTTACCTAGGTATTTGTTCACAAATTCAGTACTTAAAATACGCATGAAACCAGCAAGAATAATTAAATCTGGTTGGTGCTTATCAATCTCATCAGCTAATAATAGATCGTATGCCTCGCGTGAGGCAGATCCTTTGCTTGCGACAACAACATCTGTAATAGCGGCTTCGCTTGCGCGTTGCAAGCCAAAAACATCTGCTTTGTTACTGATAACAGCAACAATTTCAGTTTGTTGACCATCCAATGGCTGCTTATGTAACTTATCAATGATCGCTTGCAGGTTAGTGCCACTACCAGAGATAAGTACAACAATCTTTTTAGTTGCCATTGACTTAGTTAATCTCTACTTGAGATTCGCCTTCAGCAGCATCTTCGATGTGCCCTAGTACCCAAGCGTTTTCACCTTGTGCTGTTAAGATCTCAACCGCTTTCTCTTTATCTGCAGCTGGTACAACAATCATCAGACCAACACCACAGTTAAATGTGCGGTACATTTCTTCAGTTTCAACGTTCCCGTTTTCTTGTAACCAGTTGAAGATTGCAGGCCACTCCCAGCTCTTACCATCCACAACCGCTTTGCTGCCTGCTGGTAATACACGTGGAATATTTTCCCAGAAACCACCACCAGTAATATGCGAAATAGCATGTACAGGACAGTTTTTAAGTAACTCTAAAGTTGATTTAACGTAGATTTTAGTCGGTGTTAATAGTGTGTCACCTAGTGTTGAGTCACCAAATGGTGCGCTAGTATCTGCTTTTGAAACTTCTAAAATTTTACGTACTAACGAGTAACCGTTAGAGTGTGGACCACTTGAACCCACTGCAATTAATGCATCACCGGCCGCTACTTTAGTGCCATCGATTGCTTCAGACTTTTCTACAACACCAACACAGAAACCAGCGATATCGTAATCATCACCTTCATACATGCCAGGCATTTCAGCAGTTTCACCACCGATTAATGAACAGTTAGATTGGAAACAACCTTCACCGATACCAGTTACTACGTCTGCCGCCACATCAACGTCTAATTTCCCCGTTGCGTAGTAATCTAAGAAGAACAGAGGCTCAGCACCTTGTACGATTAGATCGTTTACACACATCGCTACTAAGTCGATGCCAACAGTATCGTGTTTTTTTAGGTCAATCGCTAAACGAAGCTTTGTACCAACACCGTCAGTACCAGCAACTAATAAAGGCTCTTTGTAGCCAGTTGGTAGTTGACATAATGCGCCGAAACCACCTAATCCACCCATTACTTCAGGGCGTTTAGTGCGTTTTGCTACACCTTTGATACGTTCAACTAATGCTGTACCTGCGTCAATATCTACGCCAGCGTCTTTATAGCTTAAAGAGGTTTTTTCGTTGCTCACTTGCAATCCTCGCAATTTTATTTGTAAAAACGGTTATCGTTTTTACTTTAGGGGTGAAAAAGTAGGGCTAAAATTCTGCGCGCATTTTAACATTTATATGACAAGGGTCGAACTGTTTCTGACAAGAATTTACAATTTCAGGGAAATCTTTGCTCTTTTTCAATTTAAAAGTGTAAAAACAGAACAATATTGCTACTTAAAATAAGATTTAATCGCTTAATGTTGTTTATCGTCTTGCATTCATCCATGATCTGCTTATGATCTATTTTAAAATTTTTTCTTAGTGATGGTACCTAATGACTTTTAAATCTCTTAAATGTATTTTACTGATAACACTGTTAGGGTTTTCTGCTTTTATACACGCAGAGCAGATAGATAATCCTTATCAAGGGAGCATTTTGGTTGAGTCTTTTGATGAAGCACAGTTAAAAGCAAAGGCGCTTAAGCAAGTGCTAATTAAAGTGTCAGGAAATGCTGAGATTGGCAGCCGTGACGAGACTAAACTGTTAATTAAAAAAACACAGCAACTACTGTCGCAATACGGTTATCGAAAAATTCAAGGTCAAGAGTACTTTTCGGCAGTCTTTGACCAAAGTAAAATCAACCAAGCAATAAAAGATATGCAACAACCCATCTGGGGGGATACTCGTCCTACTACGCTGATCTGGTTAGTCAATAACAATGAGCTCGTTTCAGATCATTTTATCAAAAAAAGTGAAGACAATGCTTTAAGCTGGTCAATACAACAGTCAGAGCAACAACGTGGTATTCGTGTTCAATTCCCGCTTATGGATTTAGATGATAATCTGGCACTTTCAATCTCCGATGTCAAAGGTCAGTTTTATGATCAGCTCAGTAGCGCATCTGCGCGTTATGAACGTGCAAATTTCGTTGCTGCAGAGTTACAGAGTGTTGCTAATGATAGGTGGAAGTTAAATTGGCAATTAATTCAAAGTGGTGCTGTTGTACAGCAAAACAACGTTCTTTTAAGTGAGACATTTGTAGGTAATAAGTCTGAGGTAGTAAAAAAGATGGTTAATGCTATTGCCGATTATTACGCTAGCCAATATGCAATCCTTGATAATCAAGGTGAAAAATTTACTCAGACAATTCATATTAAAGGCATTAATTCATTGCAGACTTTGACGCAATTAAACACGGTATTAAAAAATCTTCTCTCTATCTCTTCATATAACATTGTTAACGCACAGGGTGATCAAGTTTCTGTCACAGTGAAGCTCAACGGCGGTTTAAATAGTTTCAAAAATGCCTTAATTGCTCAATCTCAGTTACAGTTAATTGAAGACCTTCCTGCACAAGTTGAACCAGAAAATTTACTTACGGAGCCAGATGAAGATAATGGTATCGAGCCTGTCAGTGAACCGGTTAAAACCGACGAACTTTATTTTAATTGGCACTAAGGGAAATCATGCCACAGGATGAATTACGATTTCAATATCCGCTACTTGCACTGAAATTTCCAGATGACGAGACTTTTGCTAGCTTTTATCCTGGTCAAAATGCAGCGTTACTAACCCAGTTAAAAAATAGTGTTGTAGGCAGTGGTGAACCGGTTCTATATATGTGGGGCGAGTCAGGTAGTGGGCGCTCACATCTCTTGCATGCTCTGTGTTCTGAAGTAGATGAGTTAGGGCGAAGTGTTGCTTATATTCCTCTTCATCACCATCAAGGAATGAGCCTTGATATTTTTGAAAATATGGAGAATATGTCGTTACTTTGTATAGATAATATTGACGCTATAGCGGGCAATAAAAAGTGGGAAAAAGCACTTTTCGACTTTTATAATCGCTGGGTAGATACAAAAGAGCAACGCCCTAAAGGCGCTAGTTTAATTGTTTGTGCCAACAACTTACCCAAGCAGATTGGTATTAAGCTGAAAGATTTAGTGTCACGTTTAGAGTGGGGCGCATGTTACCACTTAGCGCCATTAAACGACGAAGAGAAACTAGGCGCATTACAGTTGCGTGCAGAGCTAAAAGGAATGAAATTACCCGTTGATGTTGGGCGCTTTTTATTAAATCGGCTTTCTCGCGAAATGGATTTATTGCTCAATACCTTAGACCGTTTAGATAATGCTTCGCTTGAAGCACAACGCAAACTCACCATTCCTTTTGTGAAAGAGGTGCTTGGCCTGTAAAAATAGTTATTTTCTATTCAATACAGGCTTATACCTGCCAGTTATACCGATCAATGACAGCTAAATGCCACTTATATATTACTTGGTAACTGTGATTGCCTCTTATGGAAAATCAAGTTAAGTATAGGTTCTGAAGAAAGGAGCACCTTTAATCAAAATTCGAGGTTCCTAGCATGTAATTAAAGCCTACTGGTGGTTTTGCATATACGAGGATCTTGTTTATGTAAAACATGTAGGCTTTTTACTCGATTAGATATTCTTAGCTAGCTTCTAAAGAGCTCTACCTCTAGAAGCGAATAACCCCTTAGTTATAAAAGATCGCCTACACTGTAGTTTAGGTGCCTACTACTTAATAACTCAACTACTCAAAAGAGCATTATGAATAGTTACAATGACAGTAATTCTCAATTCTGATTATTTATAAGTAGGAGCACTTTAGCCATGAGTGGTACCACTTACAGTACTACTTTAAATCGTAGATGTCAGTGTACCTCCTCGTTTCCTATGGACATAAAAAAAGCCCGCAACATCAATTGGTTATTGATATTACAGGCTTTAGTTGGCTACTAATATTTTAGAGCCTATAGGTGGTGGAGATGGGGGGAGTCGAACCCCCGTCCGAAAAACCTCCGCCTTCGGTACTACATGCTTAGTCTATCTTTTAGTTAACTCTCGACACTCCGACAGACAGGATTGCTAAGAGCGAGTTCGATACTATTTCGCGGTTCACCCTCGAACAAGGTTCCCTCGCTATCCAAATGTAAATGACCTTCCGAATCCCTGCCCATAGGAGAAACGTGGGTGGAAGGCTAGCTAGCCTAAGCTGCTAGAGCGTAGTTATCGTCGTTTGCAACTATAACTTTGACGGCTTTTTACGAGGCCAGCCGTCACCTCGGCATGCACCTTGGGTTTCAAGAATCTCGTCGAGTCCTAAATCATCCCCACAGGTATTTCATTATTCACTTAGTAAGACAGCGATTAACGAAATTAGTTTAACAAAACATTGAACAACAATATAGCGTTACTTTGCCTGTTGTTGTTTAACTGCTTGTTTATCGAACGTCATGCTTCATCATGCGTTCTTTTTGAACTTTCCATTCACGATCTTTTACGTCTGCTCGTTTATCGTGATCTTGTTTACCTTTTGCAAGTGCAAAAGAGATTTTTACCCAAGCCTTTTTCCAATACATAGAGACTGGAATAATAGAGTAACCTTGGCGTTCAACTTTACCAATTAGGTTATCTATTTCACGACGCTTAAGTAGGAGCTTTCTGTAGCGTAGCGGATCACAGACCACATGGGTTGATGCTGCAATCAAAGGGGGAATTGTCGCGTTTAATAACCAAGCTTCACCATCCTTTAAGAAAATGTAGCTATCGGCGATATTTGCTTTTCCTGCACGTAACGATTTCACTTCCCAACCTTGTAGTTCAAGTCCCGCTTCAAAGCGTTCTTCTAGGTGGTACTCGTGACTCGCACGTTTATTGCGTGCAATCGTATTTTCGTTGTTTTTAGTTTTTTTATTTTTCTTAGCCATAGTCTGACATTGTAACCTTGATTGAATTAAAAATGCTATTTCAATTTATGATTTATTTTATGCGTTAGTGTAAACTTGGCGTTTTTTATTTCAAGCATTTAAAGAGTTTAATCAATGGCAGAAGTATCACGTAGCGCATTGTTGATGTATAGCGCCGATGAAATGTATAAGTTAGTTAATGACGTGAGCGCGTATCCTGAATTTTTACCTGGTTGTGTTGATGCAAAGATACTAACCCATGTTGATGATACCATGAGTGCGTCAGTGGTTGTTTCAAAGGCTGGCATTAAACAAGAGTTCACCACTGAAAATAGGTTGTCTTCTGGGCGTGCGATTGAAATGAATTTAGTTGACGGACCATTTAAGCATCTAAGCGGTGGGTGGCGTTTTTTACCGCTTGATGAACAAGCATGTAAAGTGAGTTTAGATTTAAAGTTTGAGTTTAGTAGTAAGCTAGTAGAAGTGGCATTTGGACGTATTTTTAATGAGTTGGTCGGCTCTATGGTGAAGTCTTTTTCAGAGCGCGCAAAAATTGT from Psychromonas sp. psych-6C06 includes the following:
- the purM gene encoding phosphoribosylformylglycinamidine cyclo-ligase, with translation MSNEKTSLSYKDAGVDIDAGTALVERIKGVAKRTKRPEVMGGLGGFGALCQLPTGYKEPLLVAGTDGVGTKLRLAIDLKKHDTVGIDLVAMCVNDLIVQGAEPLFFLDYYATGKLDVDVAADVVTGIGEGCFQSNCSLIGGETAEMPGMYEGDDYDIAGFCVGVVEKSEAIDGTKVAAGDALIAVGSSGPHSNGYSLVRKILEVSKADTSAPFGDSTLGDTLLTPTKIYVKSTLELLKNCPVHAISHITGGGFWENIPRVLPAGSKAVVDGKSWEWPAIFNWLQENGNVETEEMYRTFNCGVGLMIVVPAADKEKAVEILTAQGENAWVLGHIEDAAEGESQVEIN
- a CDS encoding DUF2066 domain-containing protein is translated as MTFKSLKCILLITLLGFSAFIHAEQIDNPYQGSILVESFDEAQLKAKALKQVLIKVSGNAEIGSRDETKLLIKKTQQLLSQYGYRKIQGQEYFSAVFDQSKINQAIKDMQQPIWGDTRPTTLIWLVNNNELVSDHFIKKSEDNALSWSIQQSEQQRGIRVQFPLMDLDDNLALSISDVKGQFYDQLSSASARYERANFVAAELQSVANDRWKLNWQLIQSGAVVQQNNVLLSETFVGNKSEVVKKMVNAIADYYASQYAILDNQGEKFTQTIHIKGINSLQTLTQLNTVLKNLLSISSYNIVNAQGDQVSVTVKLNGGLNSFKNALIAQSQLQLIEDLPAQVEPENLLTEPDEDNGIEPVSEPVKTDELYFNWH
- the smpB gene encoding SsrA-binding protein SmpB; this translates as MAKKNKKTKNNENTIARNKRASHEYHLEERFEAGLELQGWEVKSLRAGKANIADSYIFLKDGEAWLLNATIPPLIAASTHVVCDPLRYRKLLLKRREIDNLIGKVERQGYSIIPVSMYWKKAWVKISFALAKGKQDHDKRADVKDREWKVQKERMMKHDVR
- a CDS encoding SRPBCC family protein, producing the protein MAEVSRSALLMYSADEMYKLVNDVSAYPEFLPGCVDAKILTHVDDTMSASVVVSKAGIKQEFTTENRLSSGRAIEMNLVDGPFKHLSGGWRFLPLDEQACKVSLDLKFEFSSKLVEVAFGRIFNELVGSMVKSFSERAKIVYGVR
- the hda gene encoding DnaA inactivator Hda, with protein sequence MPQDELRFQYPLLALKFPDDETFASFYPGQNAALLTQLKNSVVGSGEPVLYMWGESGSGRSHLLHALCSEVDELGRSVAYIPLHHHQGMSLDIFENMENMSLLCIDNIDAIAGNKKWEKALFDFYNRWVDTKEQRPKGASLIVCANNLPKQIGIKLKDLVSRLEWGACYHLAPLNDEEKLGALQLRAELKGMKLPVDVGRFLLNRLSREMDLLLNTLDRLDNASLEAQRKLTIPFVKEVLGL
- the purN gene encoding phosphoribosylglycinamide formyltransferase; this translates as MATKKIVVLISGSGTNLQAIIDKLHKQPLDGQQTEIVAVISNKADVFGLQRASEAAITDVVVASKGSASREAYDLLLADEIDKHQPDLIILAGFMRILSTEFVNKYLGKMINIHPSLLPKYPGINTHQRAIDAGDEVHGATVHFVTPELDSGPTVLQAKVPVFSDDSAEDLRERVLTQEHQIYPLVAQWFLAGRLTMHGSEAILDGSVLPENGYAAD
- a CDS encoding LrgB family protein, whose amino-acid sequence is MFVYLALPLTLAVFFLSKYLYSRKPWPILHPFLVSMVVLIALHLIFNLDYSDYESGTFLLNAMLEPAVVALAIPLYQQVHLIKQKLTIILISCLLSVFIAFTVAFYLLPILGADLVTSASVAGQSITTAIAVEVSRSLGGILSLTAAMVVFAGLLGATVGRSFLHFVGVKDKQAVGIAVGCASHALGTAKLLEECQEEGAFSSLALIVCAIFSALLMPLFYTLLF
- a CDS encoding CidA/LrgA family protein yields the protein MPTLLNKIFIFARGAFIILLFLAIGKVLSAQLPIVFPSSIIALILLFLSLTTGLIKIEWVLVTANFILKYMVILFIPLAVGLINYFELLADNWMVILFSIFFTSFLIMLSVGHLFQTLNKKSRP